From the Proteobacteria bacterium CG1_02_64_396 genome, the window CAAGATCGTTGTCTTCGACGGGGAAGCAGATGGCGAGGAGGCACCGCTTGAGGCCATGAGCGGCGGGGAGCGCATCTGGATCAACCGCGCCATCGCAATGGCGATCGCCTTGTTCCATGGGGCTGCATCGGGACGCAACTACGGGACACTCTTCACCGATGAAGCCGATGGGGCCCTCGACCCGGCCCGCAAGCGCCACTTCATGACGCTGAAACGGGCGATGATCGATATCGGTGGCTTCAATCGGGAGATTTTCATCTCCCACACCCCTGAACTCCAAGATATGGCCGACGCAACCATCCGCGTCGAAGAACTGGCCGGAGATCCAGTATGAAAGTGATCTTGATTGGTGAGCACGATAAAGGGCTCGGAACACCGTTCCCCGCATCGACCGTCAGCGGGAAACGCCGTCGCACAATCATCGCCGATGTTGGTCTCAATTGTGCCCTGGGTAATGCCTTCATCTTCGTCATGGGGGGGAAGACACATCCGAACGACCTCACCTCCATGACGGCAGGCTTCGACGTCGTCGTTGCCCTCGGAGCCGTTGCTGAGAATGCATGCATTGAGCAGGGAATTTCCCCGACCCGCCTCCCCCATCCAGCTGTGAGGGGACAAGCCCAGCTCGCAGCTCTGCGCGACGGGCTCGGGGCCTTAGCCATTCGGCAAAGGGGGGGTGGGCAATGATGAAAGAACCACCGGGGACCGGGATATTGGAGCAGCTCCAGGGACAGCTCGACCAAATATCCCGCCAGTTGCAGGAACTGCGTGAGCACAGAGGACCGACCGGATTTATACCGGTGCCGAAATGGGACCAGCGCTACATGTGGCCAACTGTTGCAGGACTGCGCGACCTCATCCAACACCGCAATTTCAATGGTCTCGGCACCTCCGGTGCTCTCATACGCCACGGGAACAAGGGCACTGGCTGGCTCATCGATCCGGATCGATTTTTCGAATGGGCAAGGTCGTCAGGTCATCAGCTGCCCAACGCCGAGGAAAAGCAATGAGCAACGCCCACACGATCGGGACCCCCACCGGGAACGGATGGTCCGATGTTAAATTGAGCGGGCTCGATATTTCCGCTATCAACCCCAAGAATGGCGCCAAGTACAGCCCTAACCTCTTCAAATGGTTGTCAGCCAGAGGACGCCCCATGAGATTTGCCGGGTATTCAGGAGTGGGGATGGGATCCTGATGATCGGATTTCTGGATCATGACGATCCAAGGTGGTTCACAGGTGCACGACTTATGGCCGTCCTGTGCAACTCCCGCGAAATATCCGGGGCTTTCATCGCTTCCGATCTGGGCGGTCTAACTGAGATCGCCGATTTCTGGGATCGGTACACCACTATTGGGCGCTGCGTGATCGACCCGGAACACCGGGAAGTCTTCGTCGGAGATAAGAACCGTTGGCAGGTTCAGGGTGACTTCAGGAGGTGCCTCTGGTGCGGTGGTATGACGCAAAGGCGCCGAACGGAATTGAAAGTGACTCGCCGAGTGGTTTGGGATTCATGGCATCCCTAAGGACCGCGCGCTACAGGGAAGAACCACTCTCCAGATCAAGTCAATTCGGCTTGAGTCATGCCACATTCCCGAACACTTTCCCCATCAACCCCCGGAATTCAGCCATCTTAGACACCACATTGGTGGTGTGCTGCTCACCGATGTGGGCGTAGCGCTGTACCATGGAAAGTGATCGGTGACCCATGGCCGCCGCAATTTCTGGCAACGTCGCACCCGACATGGCCAAGTATGAGGCGAAAGTGTGCCGGAGGTCGTGCCATCGGAAATTCTCAATCCCGGCACGACCCAACGCATGGTCGAAAGCCTCCCGAACACTGACTGGCCTTCTCGGGTCGTTCGGCGACGGCCACACAAGATCGCTCCCACCACCGCCCCCGATCCTGACCACCTTCAACAACCTATCGGCCATGATGTCGCGTGCCTCACCTACCAACGGGACAGCTCGACGATGACTGTTTTTCGTCTCTTCCAAGCGTCCGTAGGCGTAGCCACCCTGAAACGTCACCTGCCCCCTCCTCATTTCAAACTGCTCGCTCTTGCGCATGCCGGTTGAAAGAGCCACGACGACAGCCGGATAGAGATCACTGGATCGGCTTCGTCGGCATTCTTCGAACAGAGCCTCCCTCTCGTCGTCATCGAGCCACCTGACCACCCCGGGGGGCTCCTTCCGCTTCTTCACGCGGGACGCTGGATTGACTTCCAACAACATCCACTCGCCAGCGCAGAGGCCCATCACCCGGCTGATGTCAGCGTAGTAGCGGTTGACCGTCGCAGGGGCGCGATCAATAGCTTCGAGCTGTTGGGAGATGATCGCCGGGGTAACCTGGTCGATCCTGAGACTGCCGATTCGGAGAACCCACCACTCTAGGTGCCGGAGAGGATTGGATTGGTCTTTGAGGGTGGTGAAGTGGTGTGACTTGGTGTAGCGGGTAATCGTGTCTTCGACGGTGGGGATCAGCGATGCCGCGGCCCTGCGTTCAGCCTCGGGGACGTAAGTCCCGGACCTGATATTCGCCTCCACCTGGGTGGCCCAGGCTTGGGCCTCCTTCTTGGTTGGCCACGTTTCAGAAAGGCTGTACCCGCCCATCCTGATTTTCGCTCGCCACGAGGTCTTTCCAGTCGAGGATTGAACCCTCTTTTCATACGTCGCCATGTCGTGCTCCTGGGGGGAGGAGTGTTCCAACTGTCCCACCAGTGTCCCATGGGGTTTTTAGTGCGTCAAACAGACCGGGCGCACGAGAAGCAAAAAACCCCCGACAGATCAGCGTCTATCGGGGGTTTTTGTTGGTGCCGGAGGTCGGAATCGAACCGACACGGGTGTTAGCCCACCGGATTTTGAGTCCGGCGCGTCTACCTGTTCCACCACTCCGGCTTCGTCCACACCCTCTCAACCGTCTGGCGATTTTGCGGGGTGTCCGAAAAGGGCGCGAAGGATGCAGTTCCGGATGGCGATGGTCAAGAGGGAGGGGCCTCGTTATGATCCCGACCCTTCTTGACCCCTGCCGTCGGCCCATTTCGCCAGGACCAAAAGCATGATCGACTACCACATGCACACCCCGCTTTGCCGTCATGCCAGCGGCAGTGTCGAGGAATATTGCCAGCAGGCGCTACGCCGGGGGCTGCATGAGATCGGCTTCTCCGACCACAGCCCGATGCCGCCCTGGTACGACGCCCAGTGGCGAATGAAAGCCGAAGAGCTGCCGACCTACATCGATTGGGTGCAGCAGGCCCAGGCCAGGTATGCGGGACGGTTGACGATCCGCATGGGGTTGGAGGCCGATTTTCACCCCGGCACCGAGGAATACGTGGCCGATCTGCTCAAGAGCCACCCCTGGGATTTTGTCATCGGCTCGGTCCACTACATCGCCAATTGGGGCTTCGACAATCCCGCCTTTGTGCGCGATTTCGACACCCGAGACATCGACGAGGTCTACCGTCAGTACTTCCGACTGTTGCGCCAATCGGCCCAAAGCGGTCTGTTTGACGTCATTGGCCACCCCGAACTGATCAAAAAATTCGGCCACCGCCCCACCCGGGTTTTGGACGCAGAGATGGCCCTAACCACCCGCTGTTTTGCCGACTGTGGTATCGCCATCGACGTCAACACCGCCGGGCTGCGCAAGCCGGTGGCCGAGCGCTACCCCGGCGACCCGTTTTTGCACCACCTGATCGCTGCCAAGGTGGGGCTGTGTGTGGGATCCGATGCCCACCGCCCAGAAGAGGTCGGTTTTATGATTGCCGAGACCCTGGCCCATCTGGCCGAGCTTGGGGCGACGACCATTCGCACCTTTCAAGGGCGCACCCCCAGCGAGCGGCCCATCCACGAATTGCTGAAAGTGGCATGAAATTCCCTTTGAGCCTTTTCTTTGGTCAACAATACACGGCATCGCGCCGGGTGCGGCGCTCCTATCTTCATGGTTGGGGCGCCCTGCTCGCCTGCGCCCTACTTCTGGCCCCGACCGCCCCCGCCTGGGGCGACGATGAGGAGGGGCCCCTCGTCGTCGATGCCAATAAGCCCCCCCAATACCGGGTGTTGATCGGGCTTTGGAGCCTCGATGACCCCTTGCTGGCCGGAGGGCGCCCCCCGCTGGCCCACCCTGCCGTGGTGCGGGACGAATGGCCCGAGACCGATCCCCCCAACCCCATGGCCCGCAAAGAAAAAGAGGCGGTCCGCAGCCGCTGGCACACCCTGGCCCGGATCGACGCCATCGTCACGGTGGGGCATGGGGTCGAGCAGATTCGGCTGCCCGACCGCACCGATCTGGGGGGCCATACGATTGATCTCAGTTGGGGCATCAAGCAGGGGGGGGCTGGATACGTCTTTGACCTGGAGGCCCAGGTCACGGTGGTCGACCGACTGCGGATGATCGAGGGGGCGGTGGAGCCGGTATCGCGTCGACTTACTCTGTCGGAACACTTCAAACCCTTCCGCCACGAACTGCATTTGTTCCAAAATGGTCGACTGGCCGCCTTGATGTGGATGACCCCGTGGGAGGATCCAGCCGTCACCCCTCAGGGGCAGGGGACCTCAAGCCAGAAGGTGACCGGCCCGTCATTGGTCAGCGACACCGCCATGTCGGCTCCAAAGCGCCCCTGAGCGACCTGACCTTGGTGACGGGTTGAGGCCCGGCGCACCCATTCGGCGAAGAGTTGTTGCGCTCGGTCGGGGGGGCAGGCGCGATCGAACGAGGGGCGGCGCCCCTTGCGGGTGTCGGCACATAAGGTGAATTGGGGCACCAGCAGCAGCCCTTGGCCGGTGTCGGCCAAACTAAGGTTCATCTTGCCCTGGGGGTCGGCCAGCACCCGGTAGTTCAAAAGGCGCTCCAGCCCCGGATCGAGCACCGCCTCGCTGTCGTCCCGGTCGAAGCCGACCAGCACCAGAAGTCCCGGCCCGATGGTCCCGATGGGCTCACCGGCGACCGTGACCTCGCCATGGGTCACCCGTTGAATCAGCAATTTCATCCGTTTAAAACCTTAGAGTGCTCAATGAATAAAATCGTGAAAGCTGTTGGATTTTATGCTCTTTTATCGCTTGTATCGGCCTGCGCCACCGTGGTGGTCGAGCAGGGGAGCATCATGCCGCAAGAGGTGGTGGATCAGATTCATGCGGGGATGAACCAGGATCAGGTCGCCAAGCTGATCGGCCACCCCCTGGAGCAAAACCCGTTGCATCCCGACCAGTGGGAGTATTTCTATCAACGGGGCGGCGACCTGCAACCGGTGACCGCCTGGGTGGTGGTCCATTTCGACGCCGCAGGCCTGGTGACCCAGGTCGAGACCTCGGGACCCTTGCCCGAAGGTCAGGGCATCAAGCCGGGGTATGAGGCGCAGTAACAAGCGGTGGGGCTTTTTGCCCTTAATCCAAAAACGTGTAGGAGCGCAGCCCTCGGCGTGATGAATGATTCAAGCCATCGCGCCGAGGGCGGCGCCCCTACCATTCCTCCCCGCCATCGCGCAACCAGCGCATCACCAGCGCATCCTCTTTGCTGCCGTCCGGGTTGTCGTAATAACCCTTGCGCTGGCCCACCACCGTGAAGCCGAACTCGGTATACAGGGCCATCGCCGCCTGGTTGCCGACCCGCACCTCTAAAAACCCCTCCCCCACATCGTGGGCCAGCCACCAAACAATCAGCCCCTCCAGGAGCGTCCGCCCCACCCCTTGTCGGCGATTCTCGGGGACAACACCGAGGTTCATCAGCTCGCCGATCCCCGCCACATGTCGCTCCAAGAAGTAGCCGACGATCTGCTGCTCCAGTTTGGCCAGGCGGATATGACCGCCGAAAGCCAAGTGCTGGCGGATGGCAATTTCGCTCCACGGGGTGGGGAAGATCACCCTTTCAAGGGCGGCGAGGGTTGGGATGTCGTCGACCGTGACCGGCTGAATCTCAACCGGCGATGGGTTTGGGAGGGATCGCATCGGGGGGCCGGACGTAGGTCGGTTGCAGTTGTACGGGAGACAAAGGGCCAACGGTGCGCCCCTGGGCATGTAGGGTCAGCAGATGACGGGCTTGGGGATGCCTGGTTTCGGGCGGAGCCAAACGAACGCCTGCGGGCAGATCGCTTGGGGTGCCGGGTAGATCCAAGGCATCACCGATCAGCACGAGTGACCCCTCGGCGGCCCAGGCGGGAAGGATTTCATTCCACCAGAGCGTTGCCGGTTCGTGGGTTAAATCAACCTCAACTCCACCCCTTATCCTGCTGCAATAAAACTCTTTTTTGCGGGCGTCGATCAGAGGAACCACCCCCTCCCCTGCTTCAACCTGCGCCCCTGCAGCCAAGGTCAGGGTGGTGGTCGCCGCGAAGAGGGGGATCCCGCTCCAACCCAGGCTCAGGCCGTGGGCGGTGGCCAGGGCGATCCGCACCCCGGTGAACGATCCGGGGCCGGTGGCGCAGACGATGGCGGCCAGCGACTCACCCTGCACCTCCGCCGCCTCAAGCAGGGCGGCGATGGCGGGCATCAACTGCGCGGCATGCTCCCGCGAGGGGGGTAGAGGGCGCTCCAAAATCGAGCCGTCGGGCCGCCGCAAAGCCAAGCTGCCCATCGAAGTAGTCGCCTCGATGGCCAGCACCGCCCCGCTCAAGGCAGCCCCCGCTGCACCGAAACCCCCTCGGGAATCTTGATTTCGAAGCACCCCTTGGGGAATTCGGGGTTGAGATCGACGCGCTCGAACCGAACCGTCGTCTCGACCTGAAAGGGATCGACAATGGTCACCTCGGCAACCCGCCCCTCCTTGAGCACCACCGTCAGGGCGACCACCTGAGGATCGGGCTTTTTGGGTACCAGGGTAACCCGGCTCTCCCCTGCGTCGCGCAAATCGAAACGCTCCCTAAGCGGCACGTCGCCCGAAAGCAGCGCTGCCACGGTGGAGCCGACCGACTCCTTGGGTTCGATGGTGATCTGTTCGAGCAGCACATCCCACCAGGCGACATCGCTGCCGTCGCCGATCAACTCCATCGGCTCGGGGGTTTCGTAGACCCAGCGGAATTTCCAGGGGCGGGACCACCAGACCTTGCCCTTGCTCATCTCGGGGCTGCCCCGGCCGGGTCGCTGCACCATCTGCTCGAATCCGGCCCCCAGGGTTTTCATCCCGTCGAGGGCCGCCTGGACCTTGGCGATGGGGTCGTTGGCGGCGGCGGGGTGGGTCAGGGTC encodes:
- a CDS encoding D-tyrosyl-tRNA(Tyr) deacylase — protein: MKLLIQRVTHGEVTVAGEPIGTIGPGLLVLVGFDRDDSEAVLDPGLERLLNYRVLADPQGKMNLSLADTGQGLLLVPQFTLCADTRKGRRPSFDRACPPDRAQQLFAEWVRRASTRHQGQVAQGRFGADMAVSLTNDGPVTFWLEVPCP
- a CDS encoding ribosomal-protein-alanine N-acetyltransferase, which translates into the protein MQPVTVDDIPTLAALERVIFPTPWSEIAIRQHLAFGGHIRLAKLEQQIVGYFLERHVAGIGELMNLGVVPENRRQGVGRTLLEGLIVWWLAHDVGEGFLEVRVGNQAAMALYTEFGFTVVGQRKGYYDNPDGSKEDALVMRWLRDGGEEW
- a CDS encoding tRNA (adenosine(37)-N6)-threonylcarbamoyltransferase complex dimerization subunit type 1 TsaB encodes the protein MSGAVLAIEATTSMGSLALRRPDGSILERPLPPSREHAAQLMPAIAALLEAAEVQGESLAAIVCATGPGSFTGVRIALATAHGLSLGWSGIPLFAATTTLTLAAGAQVEAGEGVVPLIDARKKEFYCSRIRGGVEVDLTHEPATLWWNEILPAWAAEGSLVLIGDALDLPGTPSDLPAGVRLAPPETRHPQARHLLTLHAQGRTVGPLSPVQLQPTYVRPPDAIPPKPIAG